A stretch of DNA from Microbacterium saperdae:
TCAGGCGCGGTGGGGATCAGCGGTCGAGGGCCGCGAACCGCTCGATGTCGCTGTTCGTACCGGAGACGATGATGAGGTCGTGGTTGGTGACGATCGTGTTGGCCTCGGCGTAGCGGAACGGCTTCCCCGGACTCTTCACACCGACCACGGTGACCTTGTACTTCGAGCGCACGCCGGATTCGTTCAGACCCACGCCCCGGATGAACTTCGGCGGATACATCTTGGCCAGCACGAAGTCGTCGTCGAAGCGGATGAAGTCCAGCATCCGTCCGCTCACGAGGTGGGCGACGCGCTCGCCGGCTTCGCGCTCCGGGTAGATCACGTGGTTCGCGCCGACGCGGGCGAGGATCTTGCCGTGCGACTGCGACACGGCCTTGGCCCAGATCTGCGGCACCTTCAGGTCGACGAGGTTCGCGGTGATCAGCACCGAGGCCTCGATCGAGGAGCCGACGGCGACGACCGCCACCT
This window harbors:
- a CDS encoding potassium channel family protein — its product is MVEVLRGDAPVLVIGLGRFGAACAGELDRLDREVLAIDGNLELVQKWSDRVTHTVQADAKNIDALRQIGAQDFQVAVVAVGSSIEASVLITANLVDLKVPQIWAKAVSQSHGKILARVGANHVIYPEREAGERVAHLVSGRMLDFIRFDDDFVLAKMYPPKFIRGVGLNESGVRSKYKVTVVGVKSPGKPFRYAEANTIVTNHDLIIVSGTNSDIERFAALDR